In Chromatiaceae bacterium, the DNA window GGCTCCGCCCAGGTCGGGGGGTGGCGTTTGCCCGCGTGGGGGGCGGGATCCATGAGGGGCGTTCCCCCGCCACGCGGGCTGAGACCTGGAGGTGTCGGGGAATCGAGGCCGGGGATGCGGGCTATTCGATCCAATCAATCAGGTGGTGGACCAGGGGCCCGGCCTCGGCCGCGGGGATGACCCGACCGGCGACGCACTGGCCCGCGCGGCTTACGGAGGTGGGGTCGCCGCTGAGGAGGGGGTGCCATCGGGGCAGGGAGCGGCCCTCGCGTAGGCGGCGATAGGCGCAGGTGGTGGGGAGCCAGTGGGGGTCGGCGACGGTGGCCGGCGTGAGTTCGATACAATCATGCACCAGGCGGGAACGATGCGGATAGTCGCCGCAAGCCCCGGTGGCGGGGTCGAGCAGCTTGCAGGCAACGTTGGTGTAGAAGATGCGCCCGGTCTCCTCTTCCTCCAGTTTCTCCAGGCAACACTTACCACAGCGGTCGCAGAGGGCCTCCCACTGGTCGCTGGTCATGGCGTCCAGGGGGGTGATTTCCCAGAAGGGGCCTTGAGGGTTGCTCACGATGGGGCAAAGGGTTCCGCGTGTGGGTGGCAAGGAGACGCATTGTACTCAATTTTCGCATCTCTAGCGGTCGGCCAGAAATTCGGCCCTGGCGCAAGCTTGTATATCGAGCACACATATTATCTAGCGCGCAATCGCGCCGCCCAAGGGGAGCGCAATGCCCGGCGCCGGTCTGCTCCCTATCGTTCCCCGTCGGCTCGCGCTGTGTCCTTGCGGCGAGCCTTCCTGCGGTGTTATCGTCCCCCCACTTCAGATACCGGGCGGTTGGGTTTCCTATAATTCTTCGATCGGGAGTATGAGCTCGATCGGCGATTGAGGTGGTACGCGAACTGCCAACGGCTACCGGAGGGCTCTTGCCCGTCTCGTTAAAATCGCGTCCCGCACCTGAAGAAACCACTCCAAGACCGAAAAGCAGTCCGGCCTCTAGGGACCAGAACCCTGCATCACGGCCCGACAGGGGGTATTTTCCCCCCTTGTCCAGGCCATAGCGTGAGTAGACACTACAGGTTGTTGAACGGGGCTGGATTTCCTTTTCTTCTTGCTTGGCCTCGGTCCGAATTCCGGGCCAATGGCCGAGGGTGATCGCTACTTGAGCATCAAGGTTATTCTCGCCGACGACCATGCGGTTTTCCGCCAAGGGCTAGCGCTGCTGGTCCAAGCGGCGGACGATATTGAACTCCTCGCCCAGGCTACCAATGGCACCGAGGCCTGGACGCTCATCAAGTCGCTTCGGCCCGATGTCGCCATCCTCGACGTCAGCATGCCGGAAGCCACTGGCATCGAGGT includes these proteins:
- a CDS encoding YcgN family cysteine cluster protein, with translation MTSDQWEALCDRCGKCCLEKLEEEETGRIFYTNVACKLLDPATGACGDYPHRSRLVHDCIELTPATVADPHWLPTTCAYRRLREGRSLPRWHPLLSGDPTSVSRAGQCVAGRVIPAAEAGPLVHHLIDWIE